One part of the Salvelinus fontinalis isolate EN_2023a chromosome 4, ASM2944872v1, whole genome shotgun sequence genome encodes these proteins:
- the LOC129853427 gene encoding nuclear receptor subfamily 2 group F member 1-A, giving the protein MAMVVSVWRDPQEDVVGGPPSGPNPATQPAREQQQAASAAPHTPQTPSQPGPPSTPGTAGDKGSQNSGQSGAQHIECVVCGDKSSGKHYGQFTCEGCKSFFKRSVRRNLTYTCRANRNCPIDQHHRNQCQYCRLKKCLKVGMRREAVQRGRMPPTQPNPGQYGLTNGDPLNGHCYLSGYISLLLRAEPYPTSRYGSQCMQPNNIMGIENICELAARLLFSAVEWARNIPFFPDLQITDQVSLLRLTWSELFVLNAAQCSMPLHVAPLLAAAGLHASPMSADRVVAFMDHIRIFQEQVEKLKALHVDSAEYSCIKAIVLFTSDACGLSDAAHIESLQEKSQCALEEYVRSQYPNQPSRFGKLLLRLPSLRTVSSSVIEQLFFVRLVGKTPIETLIRDMLLSGSSFNWPYMSIQ; this is encoded by the exons ATGGCAATGGTAGTTAGCGTCTGGCGAGATCCGCAGGAAGACGTGGTCGGAGGACCTCCAAGCGGCCCCAATCCAGCAACTCAGCCGGCGAGGGAGCAACAGCAGGCGGCGTCGGCAGCACCGCACACTCCACAGACCCCAAGTCAGCCAGGACCCCCGTCAACACCAGGGACTGCTGGAGACAAAGGGAGTCAGAATTCTGGACAGAGTGGCGCACAGCATATAGAATGTGTTGTTTGCGGAGACAAATCGAGTGGCAAGCACTATGGTCAGTTCACCTGCGAGGGATGCAAAAGTTTCTTCAAGAGGAGTGTCCGAAGGAACTTAACGTATACATGTCGTGCCAATAGGAACTGTCCCATTGACCAACACCACCGAAATCAGTGCCAATACTGTCGgctgaagaaatgtttaaaagtGGGAATGCGGCGGGAAG CGGTTCAGCGAGGACGAATGCCTCCAACCCAGCCGAACCCAGGGCAGTACGGGCTGACGAACGGGGACCCTCTGAACGGCCATTGCTATCTCTCCGGATACATCTCGTTGTTGCTTCGGGCTGAGCCTTACCCGACGTCCCGATATGGAAGCCAATGCATGCAGCCCAACAATATCATGGGTATTGAGAACATCTGCGAGCTGGCAGCTCGCTTGCTCTTCAGCGCCGTGGAATGGGCGAGGAACATCCCTTTCTTTCCAGATCTGCAGATCACCGACCAGGTGTCCCTTCTCAGGCTGACGTGGAGCGAATTGTTTGTGCTAAACGCGGCTCAGTGCTCCATGCCTTTGCATGTGGCCCCTCTGCTCGCCGCGGCAGGCCTCCACGCTTCTCCAATGTCTGCGGACCGAGTCGTGGCTTTCATGGATCACATTCGAATCTTCCAGGAGCAGGTTGAGAAGCTCAAGGCCCTCCACGTTGACTCGGCAGAGTACAGCTGCATCAAGGCGATAGTACTCTTCACATCAG ACGCTTGCGGCCTGTCAGATGCGGCTCACATCGAAAGCCTGCAGGAGAAGTCTCAGTGCGCCCTGGAGGAATACGTGAGGAGCCAGTACCCTAACCAGCCGAGCCGCTTTGGCAAGCTCTTGCTGCGGCTGCCCTCTCTCCGCACCGTCTCCTCATCGGTAATTGAGCAGCTGTTCTTCGTCCGCTTGGTAGGTAAAACTCCTATTGAAACGCTCATCAGGGATATGCTATTATCCGGGAGCAGCTTCAACTGGCCTTACATGTCCATCCAATGA